A stretch of the Dehalococcoidales bacterium genome encodes the following:
- a CDS encoding TRAP transporter substrate-binding protein, whose protein sequence is MKRKFFTATLALVLLGQFALAGCGGSQEGVYELSYSNFFPSTHLNSILAEKWIEEIQTRSEGQIKINYYPGGTLTAAAGIYDGVVQGISDIGMSCFSYTPGRFPVSELVDLPHGYPSGYVATMAANDYYNEFEPAELKDVQPLYFHAHGPGVIISTQKKISTLDDLKGMVIRATGIGANVVKALGAEGYGVSQGEAYELMARGIVDGSYTPREVLKGWKQAEVVKYVTDCYEVGNTTMMFVVINKTKWNSLPDDLQEIISDVSSEWIEKHGMVWDYYDKAGIDYFLGLGGGREVIELSAEQVEIWKEAAVAPLIAQYTTDKTALGLEPDEYENYLLERVSYWAGKSPSAEDCVAWVEENLAEYLT, encoded by the coding sequence ATTCCAACTTTTTCCCTTCTACTCATCTGAATTCCATACTGGCAGAAAAGTGGATTGAAGAAATCCAAACTCGCAGTGAGGGGCAGATTAAAATCAACTATTATCCCGGCGGTACCCTTACTGCCGCGGCAGGCATTTACGATGGAGTGGTGCAGGGTATTTCAGATATCGGCATGTCCTGCTTTAGCTATACTCCCGGCCGTTTCCCGGTATCTGAACTGGTTGACTTACCTCATGGATATCCCAGCGGCTATGTAGCTACCATGGCAGCCAATGACTATTACAATGAATTTGAACCGGCTGAGCTGAAAGATGTTCAACCGCTATATTTCCATGCCCATGGCCCGGGGGTGATTATCAGCACTCAGAAAAAAATCAGCACCCTTGATGATCTGAAAGGTATGGTAATCCGCGCAACCGGAATCGGCGCCAATGTGGTTAAAGCCCTGGGCGCGGAAGGCTATGGAGTAAGCCAGGGGGAAGCCTACGAACTTATGGCTAGAGGAATTGTAGACGGGAGCTATACACCAAGGGAAGTTTTGAAGGGTTGGAAACAGGCAGAAGTGGTTAAGTATGTAACCGATTGCTATGAAGTTGGCAATACCACCATGATGTTTGTGGTTATTAATAAAACTAAATGGAATTCCCTGCCGGACGACCTGCAGGAGATTATTTCTGATGTAAGCTCGGAATGGATAGAAAAGCACGGTATGGTTTGGGATTATTACGACAAAGCCGGTATTGATTATTTTCTTGGACTCGGTGGAGGGAGAGAGGTAATTGAGCTTTCTGCCGAACAGGTAGAGATCTGGAAAGAAGCTGCAGTTGCACCTCTTATAGCTCAATATACAACCGATAAAACCGCCCTCGGCCTAGAACCTGACGAATATGAAAACTACCTGCTGGAAAGAGTAAGCTATTGGGCAGGGAAATCTCCTTCTGCCGAAGACTGCGTTGCCTGGGTGGAAGAAAACCTGGCAGAATACCTTACCTAA